From one Brachypodium distachyon strain Bd21 chromosome 4, Brachypodium_distachyon_v3.0, whole genome shotgun sequence genomic stretch:
- the LOC104585007 gene encoding protein ALP1-like — MRFTSIVAGWPGSAHDTRIFRDTLDKYKKGFPHPPAGKYYLVDPGYPNDTGYLAPYRGQKYHLPEFRMGRPPSGKEELFNFAHSSLRNVIERSFGVLKQKWRILLDIPSYRVKKQTKIIIACMALHNFIRESEIFDEDFDKCDRDEDYMPPGHVVVTNGWNHEGQGNVNMNASRQAIANGLMADRE, encoded by the exons ATGCGATTCACCTCTATAGTAGCTGGGTGGCCAGGTTCTGCACATGACACAAGAATATTCAGAGACACACTTGACAAGTACAAGAAGGGATTTCCACACCCTCCAGCAG GCAAATATTATCTTGTGGATCCTGGCTATCCCAATGACACTGGCTATCTTGCACCATACAGAGGACAAAAATATCATCTACCTGAGTTCCGCATGGGGCGACCACCAAGTGGTAAAGAAGAGTTGTTCAACTTTGCTCATTCCTCACTCCGTAATGTAATTGAGCGCTCATTTGGTGTGTTGAAGCAAAAGTGGCGCATCTTATTGGATATCCCGAGTTATCGAGTAAAGAAGCAAACCAAGATTATCATCGCTTGCATGGCACTTCATAACTTCATTAGAGAGAGTGAGATATTCGATGAGGATTTTGATAAGTGTGACCGTGATGAGGACTACATGCCACCAGGGCATGTGGTTGTCACAAATGGGTGGAACCATGAGGGACAAGGCAACGTGAACATGAATGCCAGTCGTCAAGCTATTGCGAACGGATTGATGGCCGATAGGGAATAA